From Dreissena polymorpha isolate Duluth1 chromosome 15, UMN_Dpol_1.0, whole genome shotgun sequence, a single genomic window includes:
- the LOC127859737 gene encoding piggyBac transposable element-derived protein 4-like, with protein sequence MADYLDQLFNSDSDESEFSGFSEFDSDIEVGNLSDEDIIPNAEAADDNWTDDFSPLRFDEFNEQPRERLQDGFDVDTATPMDYFWLLFSPQLLQSIVGHTNGYFDLKMAQLDLPTDLRWQDTTEEEMRAFLAINILMDINQLPNAEMFWSSNPFINTAGITNTMKCNRFQKLVQYFHVADWSTEPGRGEPGYNKLFKVRLVMESVSRTFQDIYTLNKEVSIDEAMIAFTGRISFRQYMPAKPIKRGIKVWMLCDARTAFLACFKVYLGRQNNQTEHGLGDNVVMRLVDHIYHSFRWLFFDNFFTVIPLMKELPEKGLYACGTVRVNRKGFQSPVVETSRGTTVWRLQDFADRRHQPDCHCVEGHATCSPLVHVERPYRHFTCIATMWSQRPSATVATQCELSMMFGAVPRTTGNNSSGFF encoded by the exons ATGGCTGACTACTTAGATCAGCTATTTAACAGTGACTCGGATGAGTCTGAGTTTTCTGGTTTCTCAGAGTTTGACTCTGATATTGAAGTCGGTAATTTGTCCGATGAAGACATTATTCCCAATGCTGAGGCTGCAGATGATAATTGGACAGATGACTTCAGTCCATTGAGG tttgaTGAGTTCAACGAGCAGCCGAGAGAACGCCTACAAGATGGATTTGATGTAGACACAGCCACTCCCATGGATTACTTTTGGCTGCTGTTCTCTCCGCAGCTGCTTCAGTCCATTGTGGGGCATACGAATGGTTACTTCGATTTGAAGATGGCACAGCTGGACTTACCAACAGACCTTAGATGGCAGGACACAACTGAAGAAGAGATGAGGGCATTCCTGGCCATCAACATCCTGATGGATATCAACCAGCTCCCCAATGCCGAGATGTTCTGGTCGTCCAATCCCTTCATCAACACTGCTGGAATCACCAACACCATGAAATGCAACAGGTTCCAGAAGCTGGTGCAGTACTTCCATGTTGCGGACTGGTCGACTGAGCCAGGAAGGGGAGAGCCCGGATACAACAAACTCTTCAAGGTGAGACTTGTCATGGAGAGCGTCAGCCGGACATTCCAGGACATCTACACACTCAACAAGGAGGTCTCCATTGACGAGGCCATGATTGCGTTTACCGGCCGCATCAGCTTTAGACAGTATATGCCCGCCAAGCCGATCAAGAGGGGAATCAAGGTGTGGATGCTCTGCGATGCCAGGACAGCCTTCCTTGCTTGTTTTAAGGTATACCTGGGGCGACAGAACAACCAGACGGAACACGGACTTGGCGACAACGTTGTGATGAGGCTAGTGGACCACATCTACCACTCCTTCCGCTGGTTATTCTTTGACAACTTCTTCACAGTTATACCTCTCATGAAGGAACTCCCGGAGAAGGGCCTGTACGCCTGCGGGACTGTCAGGGTCAACAGGAAGGGATTCCAGAGCCCAGTTGTAGAAACCAGCAGAGGAACGACAGTGTGGAGACTTCAAGATTTTGCAGATAGGCGACACCAACCTGACTGCCACTGTGTGGAAGGACACGCGACTTGTTCACCACTTGTCCACGTTGAGCGACCCTACCGTCATTTTACCTGTATAGCGACGATGTGGAGCCAACGTCCTTCAGCTACAGTCGCCACACAGTGTGAACTAAGTATGATGTTTGGAGCTGTTCCAAGAACTACTGGCAATAACTCTTCTGGTTTCTTCTGA